The following are encoded together in the Thunnus maccoyii chromosome 18, fThuMac1.1, whole genome shotgun sequence genome:
- the LOC121884215 gene encoding matrix Gla protein, which translates to MRSLLQCLALCAVVSLCVCYDSHESTESLEDLFVAPHRANAFIPPQRGNAHNPPRGNGYNYYFGRKMKSPAERQAEICEDYSPCRYYAYRNGYQQAYQRYFASQNQPQGPAAARQY; encoded by the exons ATGAGGAGCCTTCTTCAGTGTCTGGCACTCTGTGCTGTGGTCTCCCTCTGCGTCTGCTATG ACTCTCATGAAAGCACAGAATCCCTTGAAG ATTTGTTTGTGGCCCCGCATCGAGCCAACGCATTCATCCCGCCACAGAGGGGCAACGCACACAACCCACCCAGAGGAAACGGCTACAACTATTACTTTGGAAG GAAGATGAAGTCTCCAGCGGAGAGACAGGCGGAGATCTGTGAGGACTACTCTCCCTGCCGCTACTATGCCTATCGCAACGGCTACCAGCAGGCCTACCAGAGATACTTTGCGTCCCAAAATCAACCCCAGGGACCAGCTGCAGCTCGTCAATACTAA
- the LOC121884690 gene encoding osteocalcin, translating into MKTLAILVLCSLAVICLTSDASTGTQLASDNPAQEGLFVEREQASTVVRQKRAATELSLTQLESLREVCEANLACENMMDTSGIIAAYTAYYGPIPY; encoded by the exons ATGAAGACTTTGGCCATCCTGGTTCTCTGCTCTCTGGCAGTCATCTGTCTGACTTCAG ATGCCTCAACTGGCACCCAGCTTGCAAGTGACAACCCTGCTCAGGAGG GTTTGTTTGTGGAGAGGGAGCAGGCCTCTACAGTGGTGAGACAGAAGAGAGCTGCTACAGAGTTATCCCTGACCCAGCTGGAGAG CCTGAGAGAAGTATGTGAGGCCAACCTGGCTTGTGAGAACATGATGGACACCTCTGGAATCATCGCTGCCTACACCGCCTACTATGGACCAATCCCCTACTAG